One Paramisgurnus dabryanus chromosome 8, PD_genome_1.1, whole genome shotgun sequence DNA window includes the following coding sequences:
- the LOC135771835 gene encoding uncharacterized protein: MACMVALRGLILVCLLQLSVQVDVNPAVLAKIIQYFDKNVQPKSGAQYAIAISLSKEQCTDETFSIKTVFSKEEAKIVKDTINCDSQICELFTDSINVIAARPDLKNPNDHSEYRLLYNKNNGFPDSPMDKLLRNANENSCVVFYTFNSPCVERCIDGNKNILEGLSNWKNKQKEGVNVFVFRNIWHIDLKEDLTQKFQKIDNIVPLYRCHGAEQFNCIKCGDDNHQIQRDCVTKKKSNCLSVCVIQHLLNYISGMF; the protein is encoded by the exons gCATGTATGGTAGCACTGAGAGGACTCATCCTCGTCTGCCTGCTTCAGCTGAGTGTTCAAGTGGATGTGAACCCAGCCGTCCTTGCTAAAATAATTCAGTATTTTGACAAAAA TGTTCAACCAAAGTCTGGTGCTCAGTATGCAATAGCGATCAGTCTCTCAAAGGAACAGTGCACAGATGAAACTTTTTCTATTAAGACTGTGTTCAGCAAAGAAGAGGCTAAAATAGTAAAAGACACAATTAATTGTGATAGTCAAATATGTGAACTCTTTACAGACTCAATAAATGTAATTGCTGCAAGGCCAGATTTAAAAAACCCCAATGACCATTCTGAGTATCGTCTgctatataataagaataatggTTTTCCTGATTCTCCTATGGACAAACTTTTAAGAAATGCAAATGAAAACAGCTGTGTGGTTTTCTATACTTTCAACTCACCATGTGTGGAGAGGTGCATTGATGGTAACAAGAATATTTTGGAGGGCCTTTCAAACtggaaaaataagcaaaaagaGGGAGtaaatgtttttgtctttcGAAACATCTGGCATATTGATTTGAAAGAAGATTTGACCCAAAAATTCCAAAAGATTGATAATATAGTGCCCCTTTATCGATGTCATGGAGCTGAACAATTTAACTGCATTAAATGTGGGGATGATAACCATCAGATACAGCGTGACTGTGTGACGAAGAAAAAAAGCAATTGCCTGTCTGTATGTGTTATACAACATTTACTGAATTACATTTCTGGCATGTTTTGA